Part of the Leifsonia soli genome is shown below.
CCGCTCCCGTAACGCGCACGCCGCTCGGCGCGGGCTTCGGCCGGCTGTGGACGGCGGCGATCGCCAGCAACCTGGCCGACGGCCTGGGTCGCACGGCCGTCCCGCTGATCGCGACGACACTGACCCGCGACCCCGCGCTGATCGCCGGGGTGAGCGCCGTGACGTTCCTGCCGTGGCTGCTGTTCGGCATCCCGGCCGGCATGCTCTTGGACCGGGTCGACCGCCGCGTCGCCATGGCGGTGGCCAACTCGCTGCGCTTCGCGGTGGCCGCCGTGCTCGCGATCCTCATCACCACGGACGCCCTGACGATCTGGCTGCTCTACGCCTGCGTGCTGGCGTTCGGGCTCGGCGAGACCGTGTTCGACAACGCGACCTCGACCGTCGTCCCCGCGCTCGTCTCGCGGGATCAGCTGGACCGCGCGAACGGGCGGATGCAGTCGGCCGAGATCACCATCCAGAACTTCATCGCCACGCCGATCGCCGGCTTCCTGTTCGCCGTGGCGATCGTGCTGCCAGTCTGGCTGACCGGCGCCGGGTTCCTTGTCGCGGGGATGCTGGCGCTCAGCATCCCGGCCGCCGCCGCCCACGCCGCGCACCAGGGCGAGCCGGGCGAGCACGGGACGACCGAGCCGCGCCCGACGCTCTCCGCGGTCGTCGGGTTCCTCTGGCAACAGCGCTTCCTGCGGTGGATGATCCTGCTCACCTCGACGACCGCGTCCGCGCTGGCGTTCGCGCAGGGCAGCGTCGTGCTCCTGCTGCTGCAGACCTTCTCGGTTCCCGCGGCGCTGATCGGCGTCGTCACCGCGGCCGTCGGCGTCGGGGCGCTCGTCGGAGCCCTCGTCTCGAGCCGTTTCGTCGAGCGGTTCGGCCGCGGCCGTGTCATGTTCTGGGCGATCCTCGTCAGCGGCGTCGGCATCCTCGGCGTCGGGGTCACGGCGAACGTCTTCATCGCCATCGGCGCGTACGCGATCGGCGCCTTCGGCGTCGCGGTCTGGAACGTGCCGTGGGGCGCGCTCCGTCAGGCGATCATCCCGAACGCCATGCTCGGTCGCGCGCTCGGAATCGTCCGCACCCTCGGCTGGGGGCTCACACCCATCGCCACCGTCCTGGGCGGCTTCGTCGCCCGTATCGACCTCCGGCTGCCGTTCGTCATCGGCGGTGGGCTGGTGGTCGTCCTGACGCTCGTCGCGTCACGTCTGATCCTGTCGGCGTCCGTGCAGACGCCGGCCCACGAACCCGTCCCGGAAGGACAACCGTCATGACCGCCGTCCTGGTCACCACGTACCGCCCGTTCACCCACCGCGTCGCCCTGCGGGTAGGCCGCGCCCTCACCGCGTGGGGTGCTCGTCCACTGCCGCACGGCCTCGGCCACGCCGACCGGGTGGAGCGCATCGAGCGCACCCGCGACACCGCGGCGCTCACGCTGCCGCAGCTGCCGCGCTGACGCCTCGGCGCTACGCTTCGTCCGCGTCGTAGTCCGACGTGTCGGCCTCGATCGTCTGCGTGATCGTGGCCGAGTCCTCCTGGGGGTTGTACCGGATCTCGGTGCCGTCGTCGAGCGTGACGACCGGCTTGGCCTCCAGCCAAGTGAGGGTCCAGCTCCAGCCCGTCGTCTCCACATCGGTGGCGACGAGCTCCTCCTCGACGGTCTGCACGGCGTACGCGACGACCTCGGGGAGGGAGGCGGGAGTCTGCTCGCCGACCGCCCAGCGCGTCCCGAGCTGCATCAGGCGTTCCCCGCCTGTGCGCGGGCGGCCGCCAGGTCGATCTCGTACGTCACCCATGACGTGCGGCTCGCGACCTGGTCGTACAGCTTCTGCGCGTCGGTGTTGTCCTGCGCGGTGATCCACTGCACCACACCGAGCCCGCGCTCCTCGGCGAGGGAGCGGGCGGTCTGGATGAGCGCGCCGCCGACACCCTTGCCGCGCTCCTCCTCGACGACGAACAGGTCGTCCAGGAACAGTCCGCGGTCGCCTTCGAGCGGGCGCGCGAACTCGCGCACGTGGGCGAGCCCGACGATGCGGTCGCCGTCGACGGCGACGTAGCCGTCCTCCTCGTGGTCGTCATCGGTGAGCCAGGACCACAGGACCAGGGCCTTCTGGTCCGTCAACTGGGTGTCGTAGAACTCGGCGTACTTCGCGTACACATCGAGCCAGGCGAAGAAATCGCCGTCCTTGACCGGTCGAACCTCGATCGACATGGATTCCTCCGTTCGCGTTTCGCGCCCGGCTGTGAGTCCGGTGCGTGCTCCGACCATATAACGGTCGGGTTCAGGGGACGAGATCGTAGGTGACCCACTTGGTCTTCTCAGCGAACCTGTCGTACAGGCGCCGCGCCGTCTCGTTGTCCTTCGCCGTGACCCACCGGACGACCGAGAGCCCGCGCTCCTTGGCGCTCTCCCGCAGGGCCTCCAGCAGGGCGGAGCCGGCTCCGGCACCGCGCGCGTCGGCGCTCACGAACAGGTCGTCGAGGTACAGGCCCTTGCTGCCGTTGAGGGGACGCACGAACTCGCGTACGTGCGCGAGGCCGATCGGAGTGTCCTCCTCGTCGACGGCGAAGTACGCCTCCAGCTCGTTGTCCGGGTCCGAGATCCAGCTCCACACCAGCAGGGCCTTCTCGTCGGTGACCGGACTCTCGTAGAAGTCGCCGTAGCCCGCGTAGAGGTCGAGCCAGGTGAAGAACTCGTTGTCTCGTACGCGCCGGACGCTCGCCGTCATCGTGCCTCCTCGGTCGGGGTCGCGGCGAGCAGGATATCGGTCACCTGCAGCTCATCGGCGGAGGCGAACCGCAGGTCGGCGATTCTGCCGACGGAGCGGAGGTCTCCGGCTGCGGACTCCACGGCGGCGATCTCGACGGCGGGGCCTGCGATGACGGCCGAGTCGACCGGGGTGCGCTGCGACGCCTTGGCGGCCGTCTTCGCCCCGCGGATGCCCGTCAGGGCGCGGCCGACGATGGCGAGGACCTCGCGGTCCGCGCTCCAGTCCAGAGCGACCTCTCTGGCCTCGGGCCAGGGCGCGACGTGCACAGAGCCCTCCTCGGACCAGCTCCACGCCTCCTCGGCCGCGAAGGGCAGAACGGGGGCGAGCAGGCGCAGGAACGCGGAGAGCGCGACGCGCAGCGCGACGACGGCGGAGGCCTGCTCGGCACCCGCCTCTCCGTATGCACGCTCCTTCACCAGCTCCAGGTAGTCGTCGCAGAACGTCCAGAAGAACGGCTCGACGATCTCCAGCGCCCGGGAGTGCTCGTAGTTCTCCAGCGCCGCCGTGGCGTCCGCGACGACCCCGGCGAGGTTCTGCAGCATGCTGCGGTCGAGCGGGCTCGTCACCCGATCGAGGTCGAGCGACGCGGGCGCCTCGAACCCCAGGATGAACTTGGCCGCGTTGAGCAGCTTGATCGCCAGGCGGCGGCCGATCTTGATCTGCGTCGGGTTCTGCGGGTCGAAGGCCGCGTCGGTGCCGAGCTTGCTGGAGGCCGCCCAGTACCGCACCGCATCGGAGCCGTGACGCTCCAGGATGTCGGCGGGCGTCACCACGTTGCCCTTCGACTTCGACATCTTCTTGCGGTCGGGGTCGACGATGAAGCCGGAGAGGGCGGCGTTGCGCCACGGCGCGACGTCCGCCTCCAGCTTCGCGCGGAGCAGCGTCGAGAACAGCCAGGTGCGGATGATGTCCTGCCCCTGCGGGCGGAGGTCGAACGGGAACACGGCGTCGAACAGCTCGTCATCCCGCATCCAGCCGCCGGCCAGCTGAGGGGTGAGCGAGGACGTCATCCAGGTGTCCATCACGTCGTGCTCGCCGACGAACCCGCCGGCCTGCCCGCGCTGCGCCTCGTCGAACCCGGGCGCGGTGTCCGACGACGGGTCGACCGGCAGCATCTCCTCCGACGGGAGGATCGGCTGGTCGAAGAGCGGGTTGCCGTCCGCATCGAGCGCGTACCAGACCGGGATCGGCACGCCGAAGAAGCGCTGGCGCGAGATCAGCCAGTCGCCGGTGAGGCCGTTGACCCAGTTCTCGTAGCGGACGCGCATGAAGTCGGGGTGCCAGTCGATCTCACGGCCGAGCTCGATGAGGCGCGCGCGCAGCTCCTCGTCGCGGGCGCCGTTCTTCACGTACCACTGGCGGGTGGAGACGATCTCGAGGGGCTTGTCGCCCTTCTCGAAGAACTTCACGGGGTGCTGGATGGGCTTGGGCTCGCCCTCGAGGTCGCCGGAGGCGCGCAGCAGCTCCACGACGGCCTGCTTGGCCGAGAACACGGTCTTCCCGGCGAGCTGGGCGTAGGCCTCCCTGCCCGCGTCGGACGTGATCACCGCGGGCGGCTCGGGGAGGATGCGGCCGTCGAAGCCGATGATCGCCCGGTTGGGGAGATCGAGCTCGCGCCACCAGGTCACGTCGGTGATGTCGCCGAAGGTGCAGATCATGGCGATGCCCGATCCTTTGTCCGGCTGGGCCAGGTGGTGGGCGACGACCGGAACCTCCACGTCGAACAGCGGGGTGCGGACGGTCGTGCCGAACAGGGGCTGGTAGCGCTCGTCGTCGGGATGCGCCACCAGCGCCACACAGGCCGGCAGCAGCTCGGGGCGGGTGGTCTCGATGGAGACCGGGCCGTCGGCGCCGTGGAAGGCGACGCGGTGGTACGCGCTCGGCTGCTCGCGGTCCTCGAGCTCGGCCTGGGCGACGGCGGTACGGAAGGTGATGTCCCACAGGGTGGGCGCCTGCGCCTGGTACGCCTCACCACGCGCGATGTTGCGCAGGAAGGCCAGCTGGGAGGTGCGGATCGAGTCGCGCCCGATGGTCCGGTAGGTCTGCGACCAGTCGACCGAGAGGCCGAGGGTGCGCCAGAGCGCCTCGAACTGCTTCTCGTCCTCCTCGGTCAGGCGCTCGCACAGCTCGATGAAGTTGCGGCGCGAGATCGGCTTCTGGTCGGCGGCCTTCGTGCTCTTGTTGTCGCCGCCTTCGAATGGCGGCTCGAAGTCGGGCTCGTAGGGGAGCGACGGGTCGCAGCGCACGCCGTAGTAGTTCTGGACGCGGCGCTCGGTGGGAAGGCCGTTGTCGTCCCACCCCATCGGGTAGAACACCTTCCGCCCACGCATGCGCTGGAAGCGCGCGATCACGTCCGTGTGCGTGTAGCTGAAGACGTGGCCGATGTGCAGGGACCCGGAGGCCGTCGGCGGCGGAGTGTCGATCGAGTACACGCCGTCGCGCCCGGCGGCGAGGGCGCCTGCGCGGTCGAACTCGAACGTGCCGTCCTGCTGCCAGCGATCCCCCCACTTCGACTCGAGACCCTCCAGCGCGGGCTTGTCCGGTACGCGAGCGGCGGGCGTGTTCTCGCTCATAGGGGTCCTCCGAGTCGATATGTGCGGCACCGTGTCCACGGGGTGCCTGAGTGTGGGATCCCCTCCAGCGTACCGAACCTCGGGTGCGAACGCGTCGCCGCGCGCGCTCTGCCGGGTCAGACCTCGTCGACGATGGGTGTCCTCCGCGCCGCGAACAGCGCCGCCACGAGGGTGATCGCCGACATGACGACGAGCACGATGCCCGGGTGCCACCACGCGTTGCCGGTGGCCTGGCCGAAGATCAGCGTGAGCGCGGGGACGAACGAGGTCAGCAGCGCCGCGAGGCTGTAGGCGACCGACAGTCCGCTGTAGCGCACCTCGCTCGGGAACAGGTCGGACATCAGTCCGCCGAGCCCCGCCCAGGACAGGGTGGGCAGGATGCCGCCGATGATCATGCTCCCGACCAGGATGCCGAACGACGCGTACTGCAGCAGGAAGTACATGGGGAAGGCGACGATGAGCGTGCCGACCGCGCCGATGGCCACGACCTTCGCCGACCCGATCCGGGTCGCCCACAGGCCGAAGAGCGGGATGGTGACCAGCTGCAGCAGGCCGCCGATCGTCGTGGCGACCAGCAGATCCTGGTACTGGAAGCCGAGCACCGACGTGCCGTAGTCGACCATGTAGGTGTTCATCAGCGAGTAGGAGCCGATGCCGAGCACGGCCGCGCCGATGCCGATGACGAAGCCGGAGGGCGCCTTGCGGAAGACGTCGATCACCGGGAAGCGGTCGCGGGTGCCGGTCTCCAGCAGCTTGCGGAACACGGGCGTCTCGTCGATCGACCACCGCAGGTACAGCGACACGAGCAGCAGCGGGAACGCCGTCAGGAAGGGGATGCGCCATCCCCACGCCGCGAGGTCGGCCGACGACATGGTGAGGGTGAGCACGATGAACACGACGGCGCTGAGGATGGAGCCGACCGGCGACCCGAGCTGGGGGAGCGCTGCGTAGAACCCGCGCTTCTTCGGGTTGGCGTACTCGGTGGCGAGGAGGATCGCTCCACCCCATTCGCCGCCGACCGAGAAGCCCTGCAGCAGGCGCAGCAGCACGATCGCGATGGCGCCGAACCAGCCGGCGGCCGCGTAGGTCGGGAGCAGGCCGACGAGCCCGGTGCTCAGCCCCATGAGGAGGATGGTGATGAGCAGGGTCGGGCGGCGCCCGATCCGGTCGCCCAGGTTGCCGAACACCACCGCGCCGATCGGGCGGATGACGAATCCGGCGGCGATGGCCAGGAACCCGGCGAGCGCGCCGCCGAACGCGCCGAGCGGCGCGAAGAACAGCGGCCCGACGAAGAACGCCGCGAAGTAGGCGTAGAGGTAGAAGTCGTACGACTCGAGCGCCGTTCCGACGAACGAGGCGATGGTGACGCGTCGCGCGGTGCCGGGGGTGATGCCCGGGCGGTCGGTCTCGCTGCGGACGGGGCTGGTGGTGGTTGTCACGGGTGTCCTTCAGAACGGATTAATATGTGGACCGGGTCCAATAATGGCATGGGAGGGGAACGCACGATGACGCTGCCGCATTCCCCGCGCCCATCGGGCTCCGGCCGGCCCCGCTCGTCCTCGCGGGAGATGCTGGCCGAAGCGGCGGCCGAGCTCTTCCTGGAACAGACCTACGCCGGGACGACGGTCGACGACATCGCCCGCCGCGCCGGCGTCAGCCGCGCCACGTTCTTCAACTATTTCGGCTCGAAGAGCGACCTGCTGTGGCTGGAGGTCGATGAGGCGCTCGCCGCATTCGACACGACCCTCGCGGCCGTCCCCGCGGACCTGCCGCCGATGGATGCGGTGCTCGACGCGGTCACCCGGCTCGCGGACGCCTTCGGCCCCGGCCGCCTGCCGCTCGCGGTGACGCAGGTGGACCTGATGGGAACGGACGCCGAACTGCAGGCCTCGGCCCTCCCACGGTTCCTGGCGCTCGTCCGCAGCCTCCAGTCGTTCATCGCGGCCCGCGCCGGCTCTGCGCCCGACGCGCTGCTCCCGCGCGCAGCGGCGACGGCGGTCGTCGGCGCGGCCGTCTCCGCTGCGGCCGCCTGGGCCCGCGCCGGTGTCCGCCGCGGCGCCCTCGCGCCGCTCGTCCGCGCGGCCGTCGCTCCGGTCTGCGCCGGCTACGCCTCCGCCCTCTGAGGTGCTCGCAGTTGCGGCGCCCATCGGCGTGTCGGCCGCACCTGCGAGCACCTCGCGAAGCTGGGACGGATCGGGCATAGAATGGGTGCACAGGCAGTGATCCGGGTATCGCCGGGGAGTCTTCGGAAGAACGGCGACCGCGCGAGCGGCGCTCAGTAGAACCGAACGGGACCGGCCCGTCACAGCCGAAGAATGAGAGGCTCTGTCCGCCACCGGCGGCGGGCGGGGCAAGCGGGGTGGTACCGCGACGGGCGTGCGAGCGTCCGGCGTCCTCGTCGAGCACGAGAACCTGCCAGGAGTGAGATGCCGTACCCCAAGTCCGCGCCGGACTCGCCGCACGACGGCGAGCAGCAGCGCGCCGACGTGCAGCCCCGTGACGTCGTTGCGAGCCCCGCCTTCCCGGAGATCGAGACCGACGTCCTCGCGTTCTGGGACCAGGACGGGACTTTCCGCGCCTCCATCGACAACCGCGCCGACGCCGAGGAGTGGGTCTTCTATGACGGCCCGCCGTTCGCGAACGGGCTCCCGCACTACGGTCACCTGCTGACCGGGTACGCGAAGGACGTCTTCCCGCGGTTCCAGACGATGCGCGGCAAGAAGGTGGAGCGCCGCTTCGGCTGGGACACCCACGGCCTGCCCGCCGAGCTCGAAGCCGAGCGGCAGCTGGGCATCACAGACAAGGGCCAGATCGAGGAGATGGGGCTCGCCGCGTTCAACCAGGCGGCGAAGGACTCCGTGCTCCGGTACACCCGCGAGTGGCGCGAGTACGTCACCCGGCAGGCGCGCTGGGTCGACTTCGACAACGACTACAAGACGCTCGACACCACGTACATGGAGTCGGTGATCTGGGCGTTCAAGCAGCTCCACGAGAAGGGCCTCGCCTACGAGGGCTACCGCGTGCTGCCGTACTGCTGGCGCGACCAGACGCCGCTGTCGAACCACGAGCTGCGGATGGACGACGACGTCTACAAGATGCGTCAGGACCAGACCGTCACCGTCACCTTCCCGCTGGTCGGCGAGAAGGCCGAGGTGCTCGGTCTGACCGGAGTGCGCGCCCTGGCCTGGACGACGACGCCCTGGACGCTGCCCACCAACCTGGCGCTCGCGGTCGGCCCCGACATCGAGTACGCCGTGCTGCCCTCCGGCCCGAACGGCGCGGCCGACTCCTCCGGCGACCCCGACCGGGAGGTCTTCAGCGGCCGTTACCTGCTCGCGAAGGATCTGGTCGGCAACTACGCGAAGGACGTGGGCTACGACACGCCCGCCGACGCCGTGGCCGCGATCACCGGCACCGTCCGCGGCGCCGAGCTCGACGGGGTCGAGTACGACCGGCTGTGGGACTACTACGCCGACACCGAGAAGTGGGGCACGCAGAACGCGTGGCGGATCCTCGTCGACGACTACGTCACGGTCGAGGACGGCACCGGGATCGTCCACCAGGCCCCCGCCTACGGCGAGGACGACCAGCGGGTCACCGAGAAGGCCGGCATCCCGGTCATCATCTCGGTGGACGACGGCGGGCGCTTCCTGCCGGACGTGCCCGATGTCGCCGGTCTGCAGGTATTCGACGCGAACAAGCCGCTGACCCGGCTGCTCAAGGAGCAGGGCCGGCTGCTGCGCCAGGCGAGCTACGAGCACTCATACCCGCACTGCTGGCGCTGCCGCAACCCGCTGATCTACAAGGCGGTTTCGAGCTGGTTCGTGCGCGTCACCGACTTCCGCGACCGGATGGGCGAGCTCAACCAGGAGATCACCTGGGTGCCCGAGAACGTCAAGGACGGCCAGTTCGGCAAGTGGCTGGCCGGCGCCCGCGACTGGTCGGTGTCGCGCAACCGCTACTTCGGTTCGCCGATCCCGGTGTGGAAGAGCGACGACCCGGCGTACCCGCGCGTCGACGTCTACGGGTCGCTTGCGGAGCTGGAGCGCGACTTCGGCCGTCTGCCGCTCAACGCGGCGGGGGAGCCGGACCTGCACCGTCCCTTCATCGACGAGCTCACGCGCCCGAACCCGGACGACCCCACCGGGCGGTCGACGATGCGCCGCATCCCGGATGTGCTCGACGTCTGGTTCGACTCCGGCTCGATGCCGTTCGCGCAGGTGCACTACCCGTTCGAGAACCGCGACTGGTTCGACAGCCACAACCCGGCCGACTTCATCGTCGAGTACATCGGGCAGACCCGCGGCTGGTTCTACCTGCTGCACACGCTGGCGACGGCGCTGTTCGACCGCCCGGCGTTCAAGAACGTCATCAGCCACGGCATCGTGCTGGGCAGCGACGGGCAGAAGATGTCGAAGTCGCTGCGCAACTATCCCGATGTCAACGAGGTGTTCGACCGCGACGGCTCCGACGCGATGCGCTGGTTCCTCATGTCGAGCCCCGTGCTGCGCGGAGGCAACCTCGTGGTCACCGAGGAGGGCATCCGCGAGGGCGTCCGCCAGGTGCTGCTCCCGCTGTGGAACACGTGGTACTTCTTCTCGCTGTACGCCAACGCGACCGGATACGAGGCCACGCGCTCCACCGCGTCCACCGACGTGCTCGACCGCTACCTGCTCGCCAAGACGCGCGACCTGGTGGAGGCCGTCACCGCCGACCTGGAGGCACTCGACTCGACGCTCGCCGCCGCCAAGCTGCGCGACTTCGCCGACGTGCTCACCAACTGGTACGTGCGACGCTCGCGCGACCGGTTCTGGGAGGGCGTGCGTGAGGATGGCAGCGGAACCGAGGCGTTCGACACGCTGTACACCGTGCTCGAGACGGTGACGCGCGTCGCCGCGCCCCTGCTGCCGCTCGTCAGCGAGCGGATCTGGAAGGACCTCACCGGAGGCCGCAGCGTCCACCTCACCGACTGGCCGGAGGCCGCCGAGTTCACGGCCGACGACGCCCTGGTGGATGCGATGGACCGCATCCGCGCCATCAGCTCCACGGCGCTGTCGCTGCGCAAGCAGGCCGGCAAGCGCGTGCGGCTGCCGCTGGCGTCGCTCACGGTGGTCGCGCACGACGCCGCGGCGCTCGGACGCTTCGAGGGCATCCTGCGCGACGAGCTGAACGTCAAGGCGGTCCGGCTGGTCGAGCTCGAGGAAGACAGCGCCGCCCGGTACGGCATCACGAGCAAGCTGACCGTGAACGCCCGTGCGGCCGGTCCGCGCCTCGGCAAGCAGGTGCAGCAGGTCATCCAGGCCGCCCGGGCGGGCGACTGGACGGAGGCGGACGGGGTGGTCACCGTCGGCGGCGTCGAGCTGGTCGAGGGCGAGTACGACCTCGTGCTCGAGACCGCATCGGACGGCGACGGCACCTCGGCGCTGGCACTGCTCGCCGGCGGCGGGTTCGTGCTGCTCGACACCGCGATGACGCCGGAACTCGAGGCGGAGGGGCTGGCGCGCGACATCATCCGCGCCGTGCAGGACACCAGGAAGGCGGCGGGGCTCGACGTCAGCGACCGCATCCGGCTCGCCCTCTCGTTCGAGCACGAGGACGACGCGCGTGCGCTCGGCCTGGCGGCGGACGTCGACATCGCGACCGAGACGCTGGCCCTAGCCGTGCAGGTGTCGGCCGCGGGAGCATCGACCCGGGAGCGGCCTGCGTACGAACAGCAGTTCGGCGCCGGGCAGTTCGCCAACGCCGGCGCCTTCACCGTCGGCGTCACCAAGCTGAACGAGGAGGAGTCGTGACCGACGAGGACGACGAGCGCGAGCGCGCCGACGCCGTCTACCAGGCGCTTCTTGCGCGGGTCGGCGAGGGGGCTCCGGAGCGGCGTCTCGACGCCACCCGGCGCGCCATGGAGCTGCTGGGCGACCCGCAGCGGGCGTACCCGATCATCCACGTGACGGGCACCAACGGGAAGACGTCGACCAGCCGCATCGCGGAGAGCCTCCTGCGCGCCTACGGGCTGCGCACCGGGCTGCTGACCAGCCCGCACCTCGTCCGCTTCAACGAGCGCATCGTGATCGACGGCGAGCCCATCGCCGACGAGGCGCTGGTGCGCAACTGGGAGGACATCAGCCCGTACCTCGAGATCGTGGATGCGGAGCTGACGGAGGCGGGCAAGGCGCCGCTGACCTTCTTCGAGGCGCTGACGGCGCTGGCGTTCGCCGCGTTCGCGGACGCGCCCGTCGACGTCGCGGTGATCGAGGTCGGCATGGGCGGCGAGTGGGACTCCACCAACGTCGGAGACGGCCAGGTGGCGGTGTTCACGCCGATCGCCCTCGACCACACGAAGGCGCTCGGCGACACCGTCGAGGAGATCGCCCGCACCAAGTCCGGCATCGTGAAGCCGTCGGCCGATGTCGTCTCGTCCGCGCAGACGCCCGAGGCCGACCGCGTGCTGCGGGATGCCGCGCTGCTCACCGAGTCGACCTTTGCCGAGCAGCCGGGCGACTTCGACGTCGCGTCGACGCGCGTCGCGGTCGGCGGCCAGCTGGTCACGGTGCGCGGGCGGGCCGCGACCTACGAGGACGTCTTCCTCCCGCTCTACGGCGACCACCAGGCCCAGAACGCGGCCGTCGCGGTCGCCGCGGTCGAGACCTTCCTGGGGCGCGGGACCCAGCCCCTCAACCCGGCGCTCGTGGAGGAGGGGTTCGCGACCGCCACGTCGCCCGGGCGCCTCCAGCTGATCGGCATCGAGCCCAGCATCCTCGTCGATGCCGCGCACAACCCCGCTGGCGCCGAGACGCTCGCCGAGGCGCTCCGCACGTACTTCGACTTC
Proteins encoded:
- a CDS encoding glutamate ligase domain-containing protein, translating into MTDEDDERERADAVYQALLARVGEGAPERRLDATRRAMELLGDPQRAYPIIHVTGTNGKTSTSRIAESLLRAYGLRTGLLTSPHLVRFNERIVIDGEPIADEALVRNWEDISPYLEIVDAELTEAGKAPLTFFEALTALAFAAFADAPVDVAVIEVGMGGEWDSTNVGDGQVAVFTPIALDHTKALGDTVEEIARTKSGIVKPSADVVSSAQTPEADRVLRDAALLTESTFAEQPGDFDVASTRVAVGGQLVTVRGRAATYEDVFLPLYGDHQAQNAAVAVAAVETFLGRGTQPLNPALVEEGFATATSPGRLQLIGIEPSILVDAAHNPAGAETLAEALRTYFDFDEITFVIGILGDKDARGVIRALAPVATQFFVTRPDSDRAREAEDLGDLVREEVGDEATIVYSDAIDALESARDWAGEEGRRAVVVAGSIVLVGQAMAYAEEQEWKKAAT